CGACTGGACTGCTGATTCTCGCCGTCGGTCTCGCTATCGTCTTCGGCGTGCCGCTGCTCGCCTAAACGCAGACGTCTCGCTTCTCACTACCACTCCAGAAGCTGCACCATAGCGAATCGCTTCCTCGGCCGTTCTCTCCGATTAGTCGAGTTCGGCGGCGAGCACGTCGCGGAGCGACGCGATCGCCGCTGCGTCGACAGCGAGGGTTTCTCCATCCACCAAGAGCGACAGCGTGCCGTCGGTCGTCGCCTCGCCCAGCTCCGTCACCGGCGCAACGCCCTCGAAGGCGGCTTCGACGGCGTCGGGATCGGCGGTCTCGATCACCGCGCGGCCGGGCGTCTCCTCGAAGAGCGACGCGACGCCATCGACAGCGATGTCCGCGCCCGTCTCTGCTGTCACCATCTCCGCGAGCGCGACGGCGAGGCCGCCGTTGCTCACGTCGTGAACCGCGAGCGTCGCCTCGGCGTCTGCGACCTCCGCGAGCGTCGCGACGGCGTCGCTCGCGTTCTCGGGCAGCGTCGGGAAACGGTCGGAGCCGCCGACCTGCGCGAGCAGTTCCGATCCGCCGAGCGCGTCGCCACCCTCGCCGACGAGCAGAATCGTCCCCTCACCCGCGAACGCCGCCGCGGGAGCGTCGTAGCCCGCTTTCGCGCCGACCATCGCGAGCGTCGGCGTCGGCGGGATCGGTCCCGCAATGGAGTCGTTGTACAGCGAGACGTTGCCGCCGACGACCGGAACCGAGAGGTCTCGGCACATATCCGCGAGGCCGTCGACGATGGCCTTGAAGCCGCCGTAGACGTCGGGTTTCTCGGGATTGCCGCCGTTCAGGCAGTCGACCGCCGCCAGCGGCGTCGCGCCCTTCGCGGCGAGGTTCGTCGCGTTCTCTAAGGCGACCGCGCGGGCCCCGTCGTACGGGGCGATCGTCGTCCACGCCGGGACCGCGCCGGCCGAGATCGCCAGTCCCGTCCCGGCCTCGCGGATCGCCATCACCGCGGCATCGTCGCCGGGGAGCAGGGCGGTCCGCGCGCCGACCTCGTGGTCGTACTGGCGGTAGACCCACCGCTTCGAGGCCGTGTTGGGCGCGCTCACGACCGCCTCGAACGCGGCGTCGAGGTCGATCTCGGGTCGGTCGCGCTCGGGTTGTGTCGGTTCGGTCGCGTCGAGGTCGTTCATCGGCGCGCCGTCGGCGAGGAACGCCGGCGGCACGTCGACGACCATCTCTCCGTTGAAGGTACAAACGTAGTTCCCCTCGGCGACCTCGCCGATGACCGAACAGCCGAGGTCGTAGCGCTCGGCGATCTCGGCGACGGCGTCGACGTCCTCCGGGTGGACCTCATAGCACATCCGCTCTTGGGACTCGGCGAGGATGATCTCCAAGGGATTCATATTCGGCTCGCGCTGGTGGACGCGGTCGAGTTCGATCCGCGCGCCGAAGCCGCCCTTCGCGACGAGTTCGGAGGACGCGCCGCCGAGGCCGGCTGCACCGAGGTCGCGGGCGGACTGCACGAGGTCGGCCTCGATCAGATCCTCGTTGGCCTCGATGAGCAACTTCTCCGAGTAGGGGTCGCCGACTTGGACTGCGGGTCGGTCCTCGGTTTCGGCGTCCTCCGCGAGGTCCTCGCTGGCGAACGACGCGCCGCCGAGGCCGTCGCGGCCGGTCGCGTTGCCGACGAGGACGAGTTTGTTCCCCGCCTCCTGCGCCTCGGCTGTGACGAGTCGCTCCTCGTCGAGCAGGCCGACGCAGGCGACGTTGACGAGCGGATTTCCTTCATAATCGTCGTGGAACTCGACGCTCCCACCGACGGTGGGAACGCCGATCGCGTTCCCGTAGTCGGCGATCCCTTCGACGACGCCATCGAGGAGGTAGCGGGTGTGCTCGCGGTCGAAGCCGCCGAAGTAGAGGCTGTCCGTCAGCGCGATCGGGTACGCGCCCATCGAGAGCGTGTCGCGGACGATGCCGCCGACGCCCGTCGCCGCGCCGTCGTAGGGATCGACGTACGAGGGGTGGTTGTGGCTCTCGATACCCATCGTGATGTACGTCTCCGTCTCCGACTCTCCGTCGTTGTCCGGGAGCCGAACCACGGCGGCGTCGTCGCCGGGGCCGACGACGACCTGCTCGCCCTCCGAGTCGAACGCGGAGAGGAGCGGTCGCGACGAGCGGTACGCGCAGTGTTCGCTCCAGAGGTTCTCGAACAGCGCCGCCTCCGTGGGTGTGGGGTCGCGGCCGAGTTCGGCCGTCACCAGTTCGCGATCAGCGTCCGGCAGGCTCATTCACTTCCCTGTTCAAGAAGGGCGAATTAATGCTTTTCTGTGTGCACGTATATGCATTGTTCTGGCGAGTGAGCGGTGCCGGTTCGTTGGACGATCGGATCGGGCCGCTTTTTTAATTCGGGTGACTATCTCCGCCCGTGCTATCGGTCGAGCTGCACGCGCACTCGTCGCTGTCGTACGACGGCCGCGACCCCGTCGAACTGCTCTTAGCGCAGGCGCAGGCCGTCGGCCTAGACGCGCTCGCGGTGACGGACCACGACGAGATCGACGCCAGCCTCGAAGCCGCCGAGCTCGCCCCGGAGTACGGGCTCGTCGGCATCACCGGGATGGAGGTGACGTCGGCCGCGGGCCACGTCCTCGCGTTCGGCATCGACGAGCTCGTTCCCGCGGGGCTCTCCTACGACGAGACGCTCGACCGCATCCACGAGCAGGGCGGCATCGCCGTCATCCCGCACCCGTTTCAGTCCTCCCGCCACGGCGTCGCCGCCCACATCAGCCGCGACCAACTCGCCGCCGCGGACGCGATCGAGGTCTACAACTCGCGGCTGTTCACGGGCTGGGCCAACCGGAAGGCCGACCGCTTCGCGACCGCGCGCGGCCTGCCGAAGACGGCCGGAAGCGACGCTCACATCGGCGAGATGGTCGGGCAGGCGGTCACCGAAGTAGCGACGGACGACCGGTCTGCGTCGGGCGTTCTCGACGCCATCGTCGCCGGCGACACGACCGTCGTCGGCAGTCGGACGCCGTGGCGGATCTCCTTCCGACAGTTCGGCGGCGGCGTCAAGCGCCGAATCCAGCGCACGGTCTCGGATCTGATGTAGATGCCCGCAACCGCTGATTCGTCGGACGATGTCGTCAACGGAACCACCCCCGCGCTCGTTCGGCGGGCGATCGAGACAGGCGAGGCGCTTCCGGGCACCGCCGGGTTCGCGGGAATCGTCGACGGTCGCCTCGTCTGCGACGTCCTCGGCCGCCAACCCCTGTTCGTCGAGGCCGACGATCCGTCGTCGTGGGCGTTCGATCGACGGGAGTTATCCGATCCCGTGCCCGTTCCCGCGGGGGCGGTGACCGTTCTCGGCGACGAGCCACGCGACGACCCGGCGTGGACGCTTCCTGACCCCGCACCGACTGACGACGACGAGCGGGCGCTCGCGGCGGTTCGCGCGGCGGTGCTCGATCGGACGGCTGCGGTTGGGAGCGACAGCGAGAACGACGCCCGCGACGTCGCCGTCGCGTTCTCTGGGGGCGTCGACAGCGCGGTCGTCGCCGCGGGCGTCCCGAACGCGCCGTGCTACGTCGCCGGCTTCGAGGGCAGCCACGACGTCGCGGCCGCACGATCGGCGGCCGAGTCGATGGATCGCGACCTCCGCGTCGTCGAACTCGCTCACGAGGATCTCCTCGATGCGATCCCGACGCTCGTCGACGCGATCGGCCGGACGAACCCGATGGACCTCTCGATCGCGCTTCCCCTGTATCTCGTCGCCGAGCGCGCCGCGAGCGACGGCTTCGAGCGCCTCGCGCTCGGACAGGGTGCCGACGAGCTGTTCGGCGGCTACGCGAAGGTCGCGAAGGCCTCCGACGACCCGCGAGTCGACGCCGACACCGTCCGCGGCGCGCGACGGGGGGTGCTCGCGACGATCCCCGGACAGGCCGAGCGCGACGTCCTCGCGATTCGCGCGGCGGGGGTCGAACCCGTGACGCCGCTGCTGCACGACGACGTCGTCACGGCGGCGCTGCGGCTCCCGGGACACCTCCTCGTCGACGGCGACGAGCGGAAGGTCGCGCTGCGGGAGGCCGCTCGGGAGATCGTTCCCGACGCGGTCCGCACCGCGGACAAGAAAGCCGTCCAGTACGGCACGTACGTCTCTCGCGAACTCGATCGGCTCGCTCGACAGGCCGGATACAAGCGTCGGATGGAGAACCACGTCGAGCGGTACGTCCGAGCACTCGTCGACGACGGTCCCGTTCGTCCGCCGAACGACGAAGACGCGGACGTCTAATCGGTACGCTCGGCGACCTTCGCCGCGCGTTCTGCGGCCTCGATCGCCTCAAGCGAGAACTGCACGGTGTCGGGGTCGACATCGCTCTCGCGGAGGTCGCGCTCGTCGTACCACGCCCACGCGTCCGCGTCGGCCTCGTCGTCGCCCGCGGGGTCGATCCCCCGCGATTCCACGCGGGCGTAGTAGACGTGGTCGATGTGCTGGTGGCCCGCGGTCCCGTCGTCGTGGACGTTGATGTCGTAGAGCATCTGGTGTCGCGGTCGCGGTAGCACTCGCCCGGCGGGGGCGTCGATCGCAGGGGTCCCGTCGACGAGGTCGGCGTCGAGCCCCGTCTCCTCTTTCACTTCTCGCAGTCCCGCCTCGTGCGGGAGTTCGTCGCGGTCGACGTGGCCCCCCGGCGGCACGCGGATCCCCAGACGATCGTGGTGGTGCAGCGCGACGGCCCCGCTCTCGACGATGTACACCGTCGCGGTGAAGTGCCGTGTTGTCTCCATACGCCCCGATGCGACGGAACGCAGGTGGCTCTTACTGTTCGAGTCCGGGGGCGACAGAGACCGATCGGCTGACGCGGCGGTCGGACACCGCCACGCGGCGATCCATCACTGTCCGCCGTTCGATTGCTAACCCGGAATTCCTCCGGGTGGGAATGGAAGGGGCAGGGGCTTCCGGGTTGTTCACAACAGCGGTCCCTCTCGTAGCCCACCCTCCAACTCCGTACAGCGCGCACCGAAACCCTTACTCCGGGGCCACGGCTCCTCACGGATATGAGCGAGACGCCCGTCGACGCCGAGGACGTCGAACACGTCGCGGAGCTGGCTCGCGTCGACCTCGACGACGAGGAGGTCGACGCGTTCACGGCGCAGTTCGCGGAGATCCTCGAGTACTTCGAGGCCCTCGATGAGGTGCCCGAAGTCGAGAGCGAGGCCGACCTGGTGAACGTGATGCGGCCCGACGAGATCCGCGAGAGCCTCTCACAGGAGGACGCGTTGCGCAACGCCGCCGAAACCGAGGACGGTTACTTCAAGGGACCGCGGGTGTCCTGATGAGTCTGAACGCGTTCATCACCGAGGAGACGATTGCGGGCGACGACGACGGCCCGCTCGCGGGCAAGCGCGTCGCCGTCAAGGACAACATCAGCACCGAGGGCGTGCGGACGACCTGCGGCTCGGCGATGCTGGAGTCGTACGTCCCGCCCTACGACGCCACGGTGGTCGACCGGGTGAAAGCCGCCGGGGCGACGATCGTCGGGAAGGCGAATATGGACGAGTTCGGGATGGGCGGCACCACCGAGACCTCGGCGTACGGGGCCACCAAGAACCCCGTCGACGAGGGGCACGTCCCCGGCGGCTCCTCCGGGGGATCGGCAGCGGCCGTCGCCGCCGGTGAGGCGGACCTCGCGCTCGGTTCCGACACCGGCGGCTCGGTCCGAAACCCCGCCGCGTTCTGCGGCGTCGTCGGCATCAAGCCGACCTACGGGCTCGTTTCCAGATACGGCCTCGTCGCGTACGCGAACTCTCTCGAACAGATCGGCCCGATCGCCGGGAACGTCGAGGACGCGGCGGCGCTGCTCGACGTGATCTCGGGGCCCGACCCGCGAGACTCGACGACGCGGTTCGACGGCGGCGGCGAGGGGAACGGAAACGACGCCGACACCGGAAGCGATGCCGACGCCGGAAACGACGTCAACGCACACCCCGCGACCGACTCGAACTACGCCGCCGCGGCCGACGGCGACGTCGACGGCACGACGATCGGCGTCGTCACCGACCTGCTGGACGGCGCGGACGACCGCGTCGTCGAGCGCTTCGAGGCCGCTCTCGACGACCTGCGCGCGCAGGGCGCGGAGACCGTCGAGGTCTCCTTGGACTCGGTCGAGCACGCCGTGCAGGCGTACTACGTCATCGCGATGTCGGAGGCCTCCTCGAATCTCGCGCGCTTCGACGGCGTGCGGTACGGGAAGTCGGGCGGCTACGAGGGCAACTGGAACGACGCCTTCGCCCGGGCCCGCGAGGAGGGCTTCGGCGAGGAAGTCAAACGTCGCATCCTGCTCGGCACCTTCGCGCTCTCTGCGGGCTATCACGACAAGTACTACAAGAAGGCCCAAGACGCCCGCGCGTGGGTGAAGCGCGACTTCGATGACGCCTTCGAGCGGGCGGACGTGTTGGCGACGCCGACGATGCCGGTCCTGCCACCGAAACTCGGCGAGAGCCTCGACGATCCCCTCCAACTCTATCTGATGGATGCGAACACCGTCCCGGTGAACCTCGCGAATCTCCCCGCCATCTCGGTGCCCGCCGGCGAGGCCGACGGGCTCCCGGTCGGCCTGCAGTTGATCGGCCCGAAGTTCGGCGAGGAAGCGATCGTTCGCGCGGCGTCGGCCGTCGAGAACTGAGCGCCGCGTTCGGGCTTTTGCCGTTGACTTCCGCGAGTCGCTAGCGCTGCCAGAACTCCGGCATCAGGAGCACGAGCACCGGAAAGATCTCCAGTCGGCCGATCCACATCAGAAAGACGAACAGCAGTTTGCTCGCTTCCGAGAGCGAGGAGTACCCGCCCATCGGCCCGAACTGCCCGAACGCCGGGCCGACGTTGCCGATGGCCGTCGCGGCCGTCGAGACGACCTCCAACACGGTGACACTGAGCCCGACGCGCTGGGCGTCGAGGAAGAACAGCACCGCCGCCAGTACGAAGAGCGCGAGATAGAGGGACGTGAAGGCGTAGATCCCGCGGAGCGCGCGCTCGTCGATCGGGTTCCCGCCGAGCCGGATCGGGCGGACGGCTTCGGGGTGGGCGGTCGTGAACAGCTCTCGTCGGACGGCCTTGAGAATCACGTACCACCGGACGATCTTCACCGCGCCGCCGGTCGACCCCGCGGAGCCGCCGACGAAGATCCCGAAGAGGAGGATCCCCTTCGCGGCCGGGCCCCACGCGTTGAAGTCGAGGCTCGCGTACCCGGTGGTCGTCACGATGGCGGCCGCTTGGAACAGCGCGTGTCTGATCGCGGGTTCGGCCTGACCGGCGATCGCCGCGCTCAAGTTTTCGAGGTACGCGGCGTCGTACGTCCCTCCCGCGGGCGCGGTCGCGGCGAACCCGCCGGTGAAGAGCACCGTGGCCAGGAGCGCGGTGAAGACGCCGAGGACGCCGAGGTAGAACTTGAACTCCGCGTCGCGGACGAGTCGCTTCGGCTCGCCCGACAGCACGTGCCAGAACAGCGCGAAGTTCGTCCCGGCGGCGATCATAAACGGGATGATGATCCACTGGGCGGCCGCGCTGAACGCCTCGATGCTCCGCGACTCCGGCGAGAACCCGCCGGTGGGCATCGTCGTCAATCCGTGCGCGACGGCGTTGTACAGCGTCATCGCCGGGTCGATTCCGGTCACCGACAGCGAGTACAGCAGTATGATTTCGAGGAGCGTGATTCCGAGGTACGCACCCCACAGCGCGCGCGCCGTCTCGGCGATCCGCGGGGTGAGCTTCTCGATTCCGGGGCCGGGCGCTTCGGCGTCCATCAGCTGTGCGCCACCGACCGAAAGCTCCGGGAGGATCGCGACCGCGAGGACGACGATCCCCATCCCGCCGAGCCACTGGGTGAGCTGTCGCCACAGCATAATCGAGCGCGTGTGCGACTCGAAAGAGATGTCGCCGAGAACGGTCGCGCCGGTCGTGGTGAACCCGCTCATCGACTCGAACAGCGCGTTCGCCGGGTTCGCGAGCGTCGATTCCGGATGGATCGTGGCGACGAGCGGCGGTAGGCCGTGCGCTTCGATCAGATACGGTACCGCGCCGACGAGGGCGACGGCGAGCCACGTGAGCGCCACCATCAGGAGCCCCTCGCGAGCGCGCAGGTCGGGATCGGGTTCGAGGCGTTCGAGGCCGATGCCGACGACGACGGTGAGCGCCATCGTCGCGACGAAGGGGACGACGGTCTCGCCGTAGTAGAGCGCGACGACGACCGGGAGACACAGCGGCACGGCGAGGTATTTCAGCACCGACCCGACGAGGCTGAGGCTCGCGCGGATGTCGACGCGGAGTGTGACGCTCATATTCGCGCAGTCACGTCGTCGACGACGTCGATGCCGGCGAAGACGACGACGTGGTCGCCGACCTCGACGACGGTGTCTCCCCGGGGCGTGATGAACTCCCGGTCGCGCGTGATCGCGCCGATGACTACCCCGTCCGGGAGGTCTCGGGTCGATTCTTGAATCGTCCGCCCCGCGAGGAGGCTCTCGGCGTCGATCTCGATTTCCAGCACTTCTGCCTTGTCGGACTCGATGAGCGCGACGTTCTCGGCGTTGCCGTCGAGCGTGAACCGAGAGATCTCTTCGGCGACGACGCCGCGCGGGCTCACGCCGACGTCGACGCCCACAGTCTCGAAGAGGTCGACGTACTCGTCGGCGTCGATGATCGCGATCGTCCGCTCGACGCCCATCCGCTCGGCGAGAAGCGACACGAGCAGGTTCTTCTCGTCGGAGTCGAGCGCCGAGACGACGACGTCGGCGTCCCCGATGTGTTCGCGTTCGAGGAACTCTATGTCAGTGGCGTCAGACTCCATCACGACCGTCTTCGGCAGGCGTTCGGCCAGTTCGCGGGCGCGGGCGCCGTCGCGTTCGACCAGCCGGGGTTGGAAGTCGCGCTCTTCGAGCAGTCGTGCGACGTGATAGCCGATCTCGGAGCCGCCGACGATGACGACCTCCTCGGCGCTGCCGGGCGATTCCTCGGGGGCGACCGACCGGGCGAACTCTTGGACGCTACCGGGTGAGCCGATCACGACGACTCGATCTTCGGGCTTGATGACCGTGTCACCGCGGACGATCTCGACGCAGCCGTTGCGCAGCAGCGCGACGAACGTCAGCGAGTCGAAGCGGTCGGCCTCTGCGACGGTCTGGTTCGCCACCGGGCTGTCGGCGTCGACCTCGAATTCGGCCATCTGCACCTGTCCGCCCGCGAAGGGGTCGACGTCGCGCGCGGCCGGGAGGCCGATCATCCGGACGATCGACTCCGCGGCCAAGAGATTCGTGCAGACCATGAAGTCGACGCCGAAGGCGCGCTTCGAGCGCTCCCACGTCCGGAGGTACTCGGTGTTTTTCACCCGCGCGATCGTGAACGCGTCGGAGATCGCCTTCGCCGTCGAACAGACGACAATGTTCGTCTCGTCGTCGTCGGTCGAGGCGATCACCATATCGACGTCCTCGATGCCGGCCTCTTCGAGCGTCGCTACCGACGTTCCGTCGCCGGTCACCCCGAGGACGTCCAGCGAGTAGTTCAACTCCTCGACGCGCTCGGGATCGCAGTCGACGACGATCACCTCGTGCGTGCCCGCGAGGTCCGCGGCGATGCTCGATCCGACCTGCCCCGCACCGACGATCACGACGCGCACGGGGAATCACCCGGATTCATTCTCTCAGAGTGTGTCCGACGCGGGCGTATTTCTCTTTCGGCATCGACCTATTCCGCCCACAACGCCTCATACGCTGTCGAGGGTCACTGAAACACTCGTCTGTGGCGTTCACGACCGCCGTTCGACCGTGAGTTCGACCGGACGCGACTGCCCTTCGAGGTCGGCGACGATCCGCTCGACGATCCGCTGGGCCTCGCTCGCGATGGCTGGCTTGAGCCGGTCGACGACCCAGTCGAGAGAGACGAACCGCGGCAGGCCGATCCCGCCCTCGTTCGCCGACCGGGGATCGTACGACACCTCGAAGGAGACGCGCGTGGCCGTCTCCGCCCAGTCGGGAGCGTCCGCGGGGAGGTCGTCGAGTTCCTCGATCAGCCAGCGGCCCCCGGCGTCGAGGTTCCTCACCACGCGCCACTCGATGCGCTCGGGCGGGTCGACGTCGGTGACCTCCGACTCGACGGTGTAGGTGAGCTTCCACCACGCGAATCGCAGCGCGTAGCGCGTCCCCGCCCCGCCGTCGCCGCGCCGCCTGACGACGTCGCGGAGGTGATCTGCGTACCGCTCATAGCGCGGGAAGTCGACGAGGAGGTCGTACGCCTCCCGGGGAGGCACGTATACGACAGTGCTGACGACGAGTTCGTCCACGCAGGCCGTTCGCGGAGGAACGGCAAAGCGTTGTGGGCCGGCGAGCGGCCCGCGTCACGGACGCGCTCCTCGTCGATCGCCGCGCGTGGACGACTCTCGCCGTGTGCTCACGTCTCGCACCGTTGTACATCCGACCCACGGAGGACGGCGACCGGAACGCACTTGTTGAAGAACGGTCATATTCCGCACGATGGTCGGGGCGACCCTGCGGGACATCAGCCGACACGTCGACTGCCTCGCGGCACCCGACGGGCCGTACGCGGTCGTTTGCGGGCGGACCGGCTGTGAGCCCTACCCCGTGGCCGGCCACCGATTCGATGACCGCGACACCGCTGCCGAGGCCGCCGATGCGACGACCGAGTACCGCGCGACGCTTCGGCAGTACGATCCGCAGGTCCCCTTCTACGAACCGCTGGTCCACGACCTCGAAGACGGGCCGGCCGGCGTGGCGACGACCGC
This DNA window, taken from Halobellus sp. LT62, encodes the following:
- the gatC gene encoding Asp-tRNA(Asn)/Glu-tRNA(Gln) amidotransferase subunit GatC: MSETPVDAEDVEHVAELARVDLDDEEVDAFTAQFAEILEYFEALDEVPEVESEADLVNVMRPDEIRESLSQEDALRNAAETEDGYFKGPRVS
- a CDS encoding TrkH family potassium uptake protein, with amino-acid sequence MSVTLRVDIRASLSLVGSVLKYLAVPLCLPVVVALYYGETVVPFVATMALTVVVGIGLERLEPDPDLRAREGLLMVALTWLAVALVGAVPYLIEAHGLPPLVATIHPESTLANPANALFESMSGFTTTGATVLGDISFESHTRSIMLWRQLTQWLGGMGIVVLAVAILPELSVGGAQLMDAEAPGPGIEKLTPRIAETARALWGAYLGITLLEIILLYSLSVTGIDPAMTLYNAVAHGLTTMPTGGFSPESRSIEAFSAAAQWIIIPFMIAAGTNFALFWHVLSGEPKRLVRDAEFKFYLGVLGVFTALLATVLFTGGFAATAPAGGTYDAAYLENLSAAIAGQAEPAIRHALFQAAAIVTTTGYASLDFNAWGPAAKGILLFGIFVGGSAGSTGGAVKIVRWYVILKAVRRELFTTAHPEAVRPIRLGGNPIDERALRGIYAFTSLYLALFVLAAVLFFLDAQRVGLSVTVLEVVSTAATAIGNVGPAFGQFGPMGGYSSLSEASKLLFVFLMWIGRLEIFPVLVLLMPEFWQR
- the trkA gene encoding Trk system potassium transporter TrkA — translated: MRVVIVGAGQVGSSIAADLAGTHEVIVVDCDPERVEELNYSLDVLGVTGDGTSVATLEEAGIEDVDMVIASTDDDETNIVVCSTAKAISDAFTIARVKNTEYLRTWERSKRAFGVDFMVCTNLLAAESIVRMIGLPAARDVDPFAGGQVQMAEFEVDADSPVANQTVAEADRFDSLTFVALLRNGCVEIVRGDTVIKPEDRVVVIGSPGSVQEFARSVAPEESPGSAEEVVIVGGSEIGYHVARLLEERDFQPRLVERDGARARELAERLPKTVVMESDATDIEFLEREHIGDADVVVSALDSDEKNLLVSLLAERMGVERTIAIIDADEYVDLFETVGVDVGVSPRGVVAEEISRFTLDGNAENVALIESDKAEVLEIEIDAESLLAGRTIQESTRDLPDGVVIGAITRDREFITPRGDTVVEVGDHVVVFAGIDVVDDVTARI
- a CDS encoding PHP domain-containing protein, with translation MLSVELHAHSSLSYDGRDPVELLLAQAQAVGLDALAVTDHDEIDASLEAAELAPEYGLVGITGMEVTSAAGHVLAFGIDELVPAGLSYDETLDRIHEQGGIAVIPHPFQSSRHGVAAHISRDQLAAADAIEVYNSRLFTGWANRKADRFATARGLPKTAGSDAHIGEMVGQAVTEVATDDRSASGVLDAIVAGDTTVVGSRTPWRISFRQFGGGVKRRIQRTVSDLM
- a CDS encoding asparagine synthase C-terminal domain-containing protein, which translates into the protein MPATADSSDDVVNGTTPALVRRAIETGEALPGTAGFAGIVDGRLVCDVLGRQPLFVEADDPSSWAFDRRELSDPVPVPAGAVTVLGDEPRDDPAWTLPDPAPTDDDERALAAVRAAVLDRTAAVGSDSENDARDVAVAFSGGVDSAVVAAGVPNAPCYVAGFEGSHDVAAARSAAESMDRDLRVVELAHEDLLDAIPTLVDAIGRTNPMDLSIALPLYLVAERAASDGFERLALGQGADELFGGYAKVAKASDDPRVDADTVRGARRGVLATIPGQAERDVLAIRAAGVEPVTPLLHDDVVTAALRLPGHLLVDGDERKVALREAAREIVPDAVRTADKKAVQYGTYVSRELDRLARQAGYKRRMENHVERYVRALVDDGPVRPPNDEDADV
- a CDS encoding NUDIX domain-containing protein produces the protein METTRHFTATVYIVESGAVALHHHDRLGIRVPPGGHVDRDELPHEAGLREVKEETGLDADLVDGTPAIDAPAGRVLPRPRHQMLYDINVHDDGTAGHQHIDHVYYARVESRGIDPAGDDEADADAWAWYDERDLRESDVDPDTVQFSLEAIEAAERAAKVAERTD
- a CDS encoding amidase family protein codes for the protein MSLNAFITEETIAGDDDGPLAGKRVAVKDNISTEGVRTTCGSAMLESYVPPYDATVVDRVKAAGATIVGKANMDEFGMGGTTETSAYGATKNPVDEGHVPGGSSGGSAAAVAAGEADLALGSDTGGSVRNPAAFCGVVGIKPTYGLVSRYGLVAYANSLEQIGPIAGNVEDAAALLDVISGPDPRDSTTRFDGGGEGNGNDADTGSDADAGNDVNAHPATDSNYAAAADGDVDGTTIGVVTDLLDGADDRVVERFEAALDDLRAQGAETVEVSLDSVEHAVQAYYVIAMSEASSNLARFDGVRYGKSGGYEGNWNDAFARAREEGFGEEVKRRILLGTFALSAGYHDKYYKKAQDARAWVKRDFDDAFERADVLATPTMPVLPPKLGESLDDPLQLYLMDANTVPVNLANLPAISVPAGEADGLPVGLQLIGPKFGEEAIVRAASAVEN
- the purL gene encoding phosphoribosylformylglycinamidine synthase subunit PurL; this translates as MSLPDADRELVTAELGRDPTPTEAALFENLWSEHCAYRSSRPLLSAFDSEGEQVVVGPGDDAAVVRLPDNDGESETETYITMGIESHNHPSYVDPYDGAATGVGGIVRDTLSMGAYPIALTDSLYFGGFDREHTRYLLDGVVEGIADYGNAIGVPTVGGSVEFHDDYEGNPLVNVACVGLLDEERLVTAEAQEAGNKLVLVGNATGRDGLGGASFASEDLAEDAETEDRPAVQVGDPYSEKLLIEANEDLIEADLVQSARDLGAAGLGGASSELVAKGGFGARIELDRVHQREPNMNPLEIILAESQERMCYEVHPEDVDAVAEIAERYDLGCSVIGEVAEGNYVCTFNGEMVVDVPPAFLADGAPMNDLDATEPTQPERDRPEIDLDAAFEAVVSAPNTASKRWVYRQYDHEVGARTALLPGDDAAVMAIREAGTGLAISAGAVPAWTTIAPYDGARAVALENATNLAAKGATPLAAVDCLNGGNPEKPDVYGGFKAIVDGLADMCRDLSVPVVGGNVSLYNDSIAGPIPPTPTLAMVGAKAGYDAPAAAFAGEGTILLVGEGGDALGGSELLAQVGGSDRFPTLPENASDAVATLAEVADAEATLAVHDVSNGGLAVALAEMVTAETGADIAVDGVASLFEETPGRAVIETADPDAVEAAFEGVAPVTELGEATTDGTLSLLVDGETLAVDAAAIASLRDVLAAELD
- a CDS encoding type II toxin-antitoxin system RatA family toxin; translated protein: MDELVVSTVVYVPPREAYDLLVDFPRYERYADHLRDVVRRRGDGGAGTRYALRFAWWKLTYTVESEVTDVDPPERIEWRVVRNLDAGGRWLIEELDDLPADAPDWAETATRVSFEVSYDPRSANEGGIGLPRFVSLDWVVDRLKPAIASEAQRIVERIVADLEGQSRPVELTVERRS